One Argentina anserina chromosome 6, drPotAnse1.1, whole genome shotgun sequence genomic window, AAATTCTTAAAGATCAAGTCCCCTGTTTTATCTTGCATGATGGCGTTTTCTTCTGGCTAACCAATAGATCGATCGAGGAAAGGTTGGTATGCTTGAGCTACCCCAAAGTAATACATCATTACTAGATTGGCCATATCTAATTGTTAAATTATCCACTGACATGTCAGTTTCTCATATGTGGCAGATGTAGGAATAGAAGCTCTCAGAGTATGTAGAATAGAAATGGCATTTTTGGATCCTGGGATTCAAATGAtattatttcatttatttccTTTGATTAAAAACGGAAAAGGGGTCTCACAGAATTTCCAATTTTTACGTACATATCTCTTAGTTTGACTGTAGTTTTAAGTTTTTTAGTTTTGGAAGTTGATCCATATACATGATGATTATTTAAAATGTCTTATACAGCCAaggaaaaataatttatttaaaggTTGATATATAATAGTTTGATAGGAACCTgtatttgtcattttgtatTTGGTTCTTTGAAGATTAATGAGGGTGGTTTCTCTGATAACTGAACATGAGCAACTGCGAAAGCAACTTAATTGGTAATTAAAAAATGCCATTATTTTCTGAATTTGTAGCCTCTTTGAGATCCTTAATTTGGGTTTAAATAAGACCCGTATGCAGTAGTATTTCAAGAATCACCAACTTAAAGAGcctctcaattcaataatccAATTCACTTGACCTGTGTTCCTTGGTAACTGGTCTTAAGAGGGGTGAGAATCTAAGCTTCTTTACCAAGTCATCGTGATTTTCGTGCAATTGTACTCTTCATTACTCATTCCTGAAAGGGCGGCCGAAGCTTCGGAGCCAGACCCCGTTGCAGGTGGCACATGAAAGCTTTTGGATGAAGCAAACACTTATTTGTGAAACTCACTCGATCTGCTTGGTTctcttttaagcatatgccaagGAACCGGAACTCCTTCAAAGCCTAGTGGTACTTTTTAGACTTTTCTCAAGGGTCTGGTTTGAACTTCTGAATTCTTATCTTTCACCTTTTGGAGATTTTTAAACTTCAAGTAGAGAAGTATGGGAGAGAAGAATGATCAGATGGATAAAGTTGATGATGTAATGTTGCCGGGTTTTCGCTTCCATCCAACTGATGAGGAGCTTGTTGGCTTTTACCTCAAGAGAAAGATTCAGCAAAGGCTTCTCCCCATTGAACTGATAAAGCAAGTGGACATTTATAAATATGATCCCTGGGATCTTCCAAGTAAGAAATGACTCCACTCACTCAAAATCTTGTCTGTCTTAACAAGTTTTCACGTTTGGGTTTTGGTAGCAAACGTCCAAGTTTTCGCCTTTGCAACTGTTATTTATCTGATCTCTTTGGCGAGATAAAGGTTCTTACTGCATATATGGTATTTCTCAATTAGGTCAACAATGTAATAAGACGTGGATCGATTTAGTAGTCTGAATCTTACATATTCCACGGAACGATTACAAAAATTGCACAAACTCTTTAGTAGTGATTACAATAGTTTATGATGTTTATCCCTTTTTCATGTTTGGTTTGAAAGaacattttaaatttttaactgATCTTAGCAATTGTTTCTTGTGAATTGTTACTGATCGAAGTTATGTTCTTCTTTATCATGATGCAGAGCTGGCCGGTACTGGGGAGAAAGAGTGGTACTTCTACTGCCCAAGGGATCGAAAATACCGCAACAGTGCTAGGCCTAACCGAGTCACTGGAGCCGGGTTTTGGAAAGCAACAGGAACAGACAGGCCAATTTATTCATCTGAAGGGTCCAAGTGCATAGGCTTAAAGAAGTCCCTTGTTTTCTACAGAGGCAGAGCTGCTAAAGGAATCAAAACTGATTGGATGATGCACGAGTTTCGCCTTCCTTCTATCGCAGACTCATCACCACCCAAGAAGCTGTTAGATAAAAGCCTTCCTCCAAATGTAAGTAGCAGTACTAGCTTGTTGGTTAAGACTTGGTTATCTCCCATTTTCGCCTATTTTTAGTTTTAAGCTGGTTTTTCAGTCTCTAATCTGATATGTCATGTTGTTCAGGATGCATGGGCCATTTGCAGGattttcaagaaaacaaaCTCAATGGCACAAAGGGCTCTTTCTCAATCTTGGCTATCTCCATTGCCTGAACCAACAGCGTCTGGTTTTCTAACTCAGTGTCCTCAGTTCAGCTCCGAAAACAACATATCTTGCACCACTGACTTAGGACCAGCCATCCAGTTTTGGAGTAACAACAATGACTTACAACATCAACAAGCTTCAACTTATTCAGCTTTTGATGCTCTCCCTTATAAGCCCAACTTCAGTCCTGCATTAGTTGGAGAAAACATGTCCAATGGCTTTATGTTCTCTCCAATACAAATGTCATCACCACCCAATTTCAACCATGTCTTAGTTGGTGACATGAGTAATAACAACACCTCAGGGAGCATAGACTTTGAAGGTTCACAACAGCAACAGTTTAGTGGCTTCTCAATCAGTTTGGCACAAGATCAGATTCAAGAAAACACCAACACAGTCCAGGCTAACAATACTAATAATCATTTGGGGACTATCAGATCAATTGGCTTTCCTTTCAGTTTGGGCTCAGATGATCCTAGTGACATGTCTACTAGCTATTCTACAAACAAGTGCTATACATGATAGAGTTGATAGTTTACAGGACAAGGAATCTATTCTTCTAGCTCTAGCAGTTTGAATAATGTTTGTTATTTAGCTACTAGTCATGTACAGTTTCCTAAGTTCCAATTATACCATTTTAGGCTCTACATTGTTTCTTCAAACCTCATTAGCaccaaccaaaaaaaaaattaacattaTTACATTAAAACCAACCAAAAAAAATAGATGTACCAAAATTACTACAACACTTTGGATCCAATTAAGTtcatggtaaaaaaatcaaagctcTATACTTCACCTAATACCATTTGGCGTAATGTCCTAAATGAGAAGTCGTGAGTCAAACACACGAAACACTTATTAAGTTGTAAGATTATTTTTTCAAGAAAGTTGAGAACATTTGGGCCACTTGAATGATATCTATGTTTAGTACAACTAGACTTATCAGAAAAGTAGctgagtgtttggtaaactgactTTTATAAGTAGTTGTTATTGTCAAAAGCAGTAACAAAGCGTTTGGTAAATTCAAACTAGCTTATgcttttaatttttcaaacGAAAAATTTAGACACTTGAGAtcatttttgattttattgtgaaacAATGTTCCTCATATATATTCTTAACATTACAACTTGGTTTCGATTAGGATGatatttataattatactTCATTTCATGTTACGACGCTCGTCCATCAAACTTTGAGCAATGTTATTTCTTGTGCACCATGATGATTTTGCTCTTCTAcgtatcatcatcttcttcttcttcttccatttcTATTTCATACTTTCACTTTCTTCACCTAGCACAAAATGTCTATCACGATGCACATATCTAtacatgtaataaccctatttttcaaacaatatttggtttgatatgaattttataaagttgtgaaattcaagtaaaataaatttgattgtttgcgactttacgaaacggaaacggaaacgttctcggaacgtttaattagaaaaacgttacgtttctgaactaatatatcgacttttatttcgtcgctcggttgcaaaaacttccttcactaaagttgtagagctcgtcgatacgagtgcgtggacatgtgacgcgttcgaatcggacatcggacgcgaaagttattaacgtcggaagttcgtttccgattttggaaactagtataaatagaaaaatttagggattagggtttccagaGTTCACCCGCCCcccttcactctctctctcctctcgcgttctctctccccgatcgcCTCCCTCCCTCACTCGAAAACAAGCCGGCGATCTCTGCCTCCAGGCCGTCGTGCCTCTCACCGCCAACCTCCAAAGcaccgcagggacctccgcacTCAACCCCGAGCCCGGTGCACCCCActacaattaatacgtatttctgtacgtataagtactatatacgtatttctgtacgtataaatactatatacgtatttctgtacgtataagtactatatacgtatttctatacgtataagtactatatacatatttctgtacgtataattattatatacgtatttctgtacgtataattattaaatacgtatttatgtacgtataaataataatacatatttctgtacgtataaatattaatacgtatttctgtacgtataattattaatacgtatttctgtacgtatacgtacgatttaaatgtaaatacaatctcagtaaataaaatttactatttaccttttacaaattactttttacatttactgaaagtaatttatatttacatttaccgaaggtaaaatttaattacatttaccgtagtaaataaaaattacatttacattttaccgtacacagtaaattaccaaaatacccttctgtcgaAATTGctcacaccgcctcacacggcggcgcgtgtgccacacgcgccgagcccaaaaccggcgcgtgtgatgtcaccaccactccaaaaccctcctcctttctcccctcttcctctctccggtcctaggccgcctcctactcctcccacgctcctccacgcgccgcctctaggcggcggtaaccctcctTCCACCtctccctccgatctccaccaacaacctcccatttcatctaaaaaaaatcacacaacatcacaaccatgaattAAAAGcctccttacctagatcggagtCCAAAACCGTCGGGAACGTTTGAAATGAGCTTCCTCTTCGTTGTGGCTCCTTGGCGGCAGGAGGAGGCTCGGCGTGCTCGAGGTGGTGGTAGGGGTCTTGCGATTCCCAAGGACGGTGGTGAGGTGCAGCTGCTCggtgaggagagggagagggagagggagagggagaaagccgagagagggagagggagaaagagagaaccgagagagtgaagagagaatgagagaaaagagagaaaaaagaggGAAAAGAGAGAGTGGAGAGAGAAtgggagaaaagagagaaaaaagagagaaaagagagagtggGGCGGCGGAAAagagaggggagagagaagagaaaagagagaaaagagagaggaaagagagaaaagagagagagaagagagaaaagagagaaaagagagagtggGGCGGCGGAAAagagaggggagagagaagaagtgttttttttttttttttttttttttcagaaaccctACCTCACAAAATGTCCTTTATACCCCTCCccttaaaatcggaaactatctTCCGTcaataataacttttacgtacgtcgtccgattagaacgcgtcacatactctcgaactcgtatcgacgagctctacaactttcgtgaaggaagttttcgcaaccgatcgaaggaataaaagtcgatatatacgttgcggaaacgtaacgtttttcaaattaaacgttccgagaacgtatcCGTTTTTTGTTTCAAAGCATCGTAAACAataagtttcattttatttgaaattccaaaacttaatagaattcaaatcaattcacatattgttttaaaaatctagggttattacaatatacccatatattgatatatatatgtgattgAGAACATTGAAAACGACGCATAAACCTGTAAGGAAATTCCCTTTAAACTAtaaatacttttttttagaagaaacGACAATATTAAACTACAAATACTTAACTTAATAATTACAAGTTGATAACTTGATAGAGTATTGCAGATTTATTAGTAGGATCGAATTGAAGTTGCTATTATTGACTTCTATCTTAGAATAAACATGAAGTTTGGGTTCATTTACACTTGGTTTAAGATCTAGTTAAAGTTAATGATAAGAACAAGCTAGGTATTATGCACTTATGCAGTATAACTTACTCAACAAAAATCACTGACTTTTCACcccaaaataataataaaaaaacacaaatcacTGACTACCGATCGAGTAGAAAATACTTTTATGCTTCTAGATAAAGAATAGTGCTGGACTTCAGCTAATAACATTGTTAGAACTTAgaaaccataaattcaaaaccACTAGCTATATCAGGCTAAACAAATTTACACATTATAGAAACCATATATTGAAATTCTTAAGCCACCAGGTATACATGAAGTATGGGTCGTCTATGGTACAAGAATGTATATCATACAAACATTTACAACTGATTGAACAAAATTACCACATTGACAACAATTTTATTGAACTAAATTACGACTTTGACAACAAAATTATCATAttcattttacaaatttacatataattgaacaaaattaccataattataataatttgttTAAAAACTTGTAAAATGTTGTAAGTGAAGTAAATATAGTAGAACTACAAATATTTAAATAGTTATTCGTTTTACCACAATGACAATAAATTTGTAGTTATATTTGTAAATGTGGGTAGCTAAGAAAATTTTCATGAAGTAGTTATTATAtattcttaaagttgctgagGAAAATAGACCATAAATTAATGCTAGGATTAAGTTCAAGTTTACAAAGCAATGCAACTCTTTGTCAATATCATTGATGTGGACTTGTCCTAAAGGGAACATGGTTGTCCTTGGATAGCTGATGTTTGCTGAGAAAAAGGTCAGAAAGTTTGTGTCTGAAAGAGTTTTGATCCATTTTAAAACTTAGGTTGCATGTATGGGTGCCGAAACCCTAGGTCAGAAAAACAGACAAACAGTGTTGCAAACGAGGGTCTATATCTGGGGAACTTCAGTAATTTGAGTCTCCATTTGGCCATATATGAGTTTGACCTGATGATCTTCATGGCCCCGGCCATAATCCATCAATTAACTAATGCTTCATGACTTGCAATTAATGTACCAGGCATGGTTAGGAAAACTTGAGCAACCGACCATTAGTTAATTAGTTTACATGATTACATCAAACACAGCAGCGAAATTAGTTTCCTGTTaaaatatcaaattaagtTGCCATATGCTGGATTTTAGCATCCATTCCATTCGATTTGAAACTTGAGCAATCTTTGATATAAACACAGCAACTCGAACTCAAGTGTCTGGAAATTAGGGATTTTGGGTTCCGATATTCTTGATGAAATCAAAAGAATTGACCTACGCCttctaattattttctatattcttTTAGCTAATGACATGTCGATTGATCTTGAGAAAAAAGTTTAGGTGGATCCTTTCCTTGTTTCAATATAAGTTACATCACCAAACTGAAAGGCGAGTTCAAtgacttaattatatatagatgatATGTATGAGATTAGTGATTCCTTCAAAAGGAGAGAATATGATTACACAAAAATTGCTCCTAGTCTCTACTCTCTAGTAATCAAAAACAAAGTTAAACTTCTTCTTGTACGTTACAGTCTGGTTCACCAAATTTACCTTAATTACTGTGCTCCCTTACTAATAATAGTTCAAACTAGTAATGTTTGTCTAACCTTGTCCTCATTGCAGCGGTACAGACGTACAGTGGAATATTATTTACTTCTGGATAGAAATTAAAGACATTAACTTTAactaatttaccattatttttCCTTCCCATATATTGTAATACGTTTGAAATTGTAGGCCATTAACTTCAAAGAAATTAACACTTTAAATTAACCAGAAAATTCTTAAAGATCAAGTCCCCTGTTTTATCTTGCATGATGGCGTTTTCTTCTGGCTAACCAATAGATCGATCGAGGAAAGGTTGGTATGCTTGAGCTACCCCAAAGTAATACATCATTACTAGATTGGCCATATCTAATTGTTAAATTATCCACTGACATGTCAGTTTCTCATATGTGGCAGATGTAGGAATAGAAGCTCTCAGAGTATGTAGAATAGAAATGGCATTTTTGGATCCTGGGATTCAAATGAtattatttcatttatttccTTTGATTAAAAACGGAAAAGGGGTCTCACAGAATTTCCAATTTTTACGTACATATCTCTTAGTTTGACTGTAGTTTTAAGTTTTTTAGTTTTGGAAGTTGATCCATATACATGATGATTATTTAAAATGTCTTATACAGCCAaggaaaaataatttatttaaaggTTGATATATAATAGTTTGATAGGAACCTgtatttgtcattttgtatTTGGTTCTTTGAAGATTAATGAGGGTGGTTTCTCTGATAACTGAACATGAGCAACTGCGAAAGCAACTTAATTGGTAATTAAAAAATGCCATTATTTTCTGAATTTGTAGCCTCTTTGAGATCCTTAATTTGGGTTTAAATAAGACCCGTATGCAGTAGTATTTCAAGAATCACCAACTTAAAGAGcctctcaattcaataatccAATTCACTTGACCTGTGTTCCTTGGTAACTGGTCTTAAGAGGGGTGAGAATCTAAGCTTCTTTACCAAGTCATCGTGATTTTCGTGCAATTGTACTCTTCATTACTCATTCCTGAAAGGGCGGCCGAAGCTTCGGAGCCAGACCCCGTTGCAGGTGGCACATGAAAGCTTTTGGATGAAGCAAACACTTATTTGTGAAACTCACTCGATCTGCTTGGTTctcttttaagcatatgccaagGAACCGGAACTCCTTCAAAGCCTAGTGGTACTTTTTAGACTTTTCTCAAGGGTCTGGTTTGAACTTCTGAATTCTTATCTTTCACCTTTTGGAGATTTTTAAACTTCAAGTAGAGAAGTATGGGAGAGAAGAATGATCAGATGGATAAAGTTGATGATGTAATGTTGCCGGGTTTTCGCTTCCATCCAACTGATGAGGAGCTTGTTGGCTTTTACCTCAAGAGAAAGATTCAGCAAAGGCTTCTCCCCATTGAACTGATAAAGCAAGTGGACATTTATAAATATGATCCCTGGGATCTTCCAAGTAAGAAATGACTCCACTCACTCAAAATCTTGTCTGTCTTAACAAGTTTTCACGTTTGGGTTTTGGTAGCAAACGTCCAAGTTTTCGCCTTTGCAACTGTTATTTATCTGATCTCTTTGGCGAGATAAAGGTTCTTACTGCATATATGGTATTTCTCAATTAGGTCAACAATGTAATAAGACGTGGATCGATTTAGTAGTCTGAATCTTACATATTCCACGGAACGATTACAAAAATTGCACAAACTCTTTAGTAGTGATTACAATAGTTTATGATGTTTATCCCTTTTTCATGTTTGGTTTGAAAGaacattttaaatttttaactgATCTTAGCAATTGTTTCTTGTGAATTGTTACTGATCGAAGTTATGTTCTTCTTTATCATGATGCAGAGCTGGCCGGTACTGGGGAGAAAGAGTGGTACTTCTACTGCCCAAGGGATCGAAAATACCGCAACAGTGCTAGGCCTAACCGAGTCACTGGAGCCGGGTTTTGGAAAGCAACAGGAACAGACAGGCCAATTTATTCATCTGAAGGGTCCAAGTGCATAGGCTTAAAGAAGTCCCTTGTTTTCTACAGAGGCAGAGCTGCTAAAGGAATCAAAACTGATTGGATGATGCACGAGTTTCGCCTTCCTTCTATCGCAGACTCATCACCACCCAAGAAGCTGTTAGATAAAAGCCTTCCTCCAAATGTAAGTAGCAGTACTAGCTTGTTGGTTAAGACTTGGTTATCTCCCATTTTCGCCTATTTTTAGTTTTAAGCTGGTTTTTCAGTCTCTAATCTGATATGTCATGTTGTTCAGGATGCATGGGCCATTTGCAGGattttcaagaaaacaaaCTCAATGGCACAAAGGGCTCTTTCTCAATCTTGGCTATCTCCATTGCCTGAACCAACAGCGTCTGGTTTTCTAACTCAGTGTCCTCAGTTCAGCTCCGAAAACAACATATCTTGCACCACTGACTTAGGACCAGCCATCCAGTTTTGGAGTAACAACAATGACTTACAACATCAACAAGCTTCAACTTATTCAGCTTTTGATGCTCTCCCTTATAAGCCCAACTTCAGTCCTGCATTAGTTGGAGAAAACATGTCCAATGGCTTTATGTTCTCTCCAATACAAATGTCATCACCACCCAATTTCAACCATGTCTTAGTTGGTGACATGAGTAATAACAACACCTCAGGGAGCATAGACTTTGAAGGTTCACAACAGCAACAGTTTAGTGGCTTCTCAATCAGTTTGGCACAAGATCAGATTCAAGAAAACACCAACACAGTCCAGGCTAACAATACTAATAATCATTTGGGGACTATCAGATCAATTGGCTTTCCTTTCAGTTTGGGCTCAGATGATCCTAGTGACATGTCTACTAGCTATTCTACAAACAAGTGCTATACATGATAGAGTTGATAGTTTACAGGACAAGGAATCTATTCTTCTAGCTCTAGCAGTTTGAATAATGTTTGTTATTTAGCTACTAGTCATGTACAGTTTCCTAAGTTCCAATTATACCATTTTAGGCTCTACATTGTTTCTTCAAACCTCATTAGCaccaaccaaaaaaaaaattaacattaTTACATTAAAACCAACCAAAAAAAATAGATGTACCAAAATTACTACAACACTTTGGATCCAATTAAGTtcatggtaaaaaaatcaaagctcTATACTTCACCTAATACCATTTGGCGTAATGTCCTAAATGAGAAGTCGTGAGTCAAACACACGAAACACTTATTAAGTTGTAAGATTATTTTTTCAAGAAAGTTGAGAACATTTGGGCCACTTGAATGATATCTATGTTTAGTACAACTAGACTTATCAGAAAAGTAGctgagtgtttggtaaactgactTTTATAAGTAGTTGTTATTGTCAAAAGCAGTAACAAAGCGTTTGGTAAATTCAAACTAGCTTATgcttttaatttttcaaacGAAAAATTTAGACACTTGAGAtcatttttgattttattgtgaaacAATGTTCCTCATATATATTCTTAACATTACAACTTGGTTTCGATTAGGATGatatttataattatactTCATTTCATGTTACGACGCTCGTCCATCAAACTTTGAGCAATGTTATTTCTTGTGCACCATGATGATTTTGCTCTTCTAcgtatcatcatcttcttcttcttcttccatttcTATTTCATACTTTCACTTTCTTCACCTAGCACAAAATGTCTATCACGATGCACATATCTAtacatgtaataaccctatttttcaaacaatatttggtttgatatgaattttataaagttgtgaaattcaagtaaaataaatttgattgtttgcgactttacgaaacggaaacggaaacgttctcggaacgtttaattagaaaaacgttacgtttctgaactaatatatcgacttttatttcgtcgctcggttgcaaaaacttccttc contains:
- the LOC126797403 gene encoding protein FEZ, yielding MGEKNDQMDKVDDVMLPGFRFHPTDEELVGFYLKRKIQQRLLPIELIKQVDIYKYDPWDLPKLAGTGEKEWYFYCPRDRKYRNSARPNRVTGAGFWKATGTDRPIYSSEGSKCIGLKKSLVFYRGRAAKGIKTDWMMHEFRLPSIADSSPPKKLLDKSLPPNDAWAICRIFKKTNSMAQRALSQSWLSPLPEPTASGFLTQCPQFSSENNISCTTDLGPAIQFWSNNNDLQHQQASTYSAFDALPYKPNFSPALVGENMSNGFMFSPIQMSSPPNFNHVLVGDMSNNNTSGSIDFEGSQQQQFSGFSISLAQDQIQENTNTVQANNTNNHLGTIRSIGFPFSLGSDDPSDMSTSYSTNKCYT